From the genome of Hymenobacter cellulosilyticus, one region includes:
- a CDS encoding Ldh family oxidoreductase: MSHTFPYNQLFTFTESVFLSMGCPPDDATLATETLLSADLRGIDSHGVARLIGYVRLWEAGRINATPRVGVVYETPSTAVVDGDGGLGLVVAPKAMNIALEKARLAGTGWVSVKNSNHFGIAGYHAMKALAHDMIGMAMTNASPLVAPTYSLDRLLGTNPIAVAIPAGEQPDFVADFATTTAANGKLEIAQRKQIPVPEGWVQNADGSGSTDANAVKNGGALLPLGGDTGSHKGYCLGSIVDIFSAVLSGANYGPWVPPFVAFLQPPADPVGQGIGHFLGAMRVDAFRPAAEFKAHMDNWISTFRNAQAVEGKQVIIPGDPERIMAQHRLLDGIPLLEPVVKDLESVGKKFGVTL, from the coding sequence ATGAGCCATACCTTTCCTTACAACCAGCTTTTCACCTTCACCGAGTCCGTCTTTCTAAGCATGGGCTGCCCGCCCGACGATGCGACGCTGGCCACGGAAACCCTGCTTTCGGCTGATTTGCGCGGCATCGACTCGCACGGCGTAGCCCGGCTGATTGGCTACGTGCGGCTCTGGGAAGCGGGCCGCATCAATGCCACGCCGCGGGTGGGTGTGGTGTACGAAACGCCCAGCACCGCCGTGGTGGATGGCGACGGGGGCCTGGGGCTGGTCGTAGCGCCCAAGGCCATGAACATTGCTCTGGAAAAAGCCCGGCTGGCGGGTACGGGCTGGGTGTCGGTGAAGAACTCCAACCACTTTGGCATTGCCGGCTACCACGCCATGAAGGCCCTGGCCCACGACATGATTGGCATGGCCATGACCAACGCCAGCCCCCTGGTAGCGCCCACGTATTCTCTGGACCGCCTGCTGGGCACTAACCCCATTGCCGTAGCCATTCCGGCCGGTGAGCAGCCCGATTTCGTGGCCGACTTCGCTACGACCACCGCCGCTAACGGTAAGCTTGAAATTGCCCAGCGCAAGCAGATTCCGGTGCCCGAGGGTTGGGTGCAGAACGCGGATGGCAGTGGCTCGACTGATGCCAACGCCGTGAAAAACGGCGGCGCCCTGCTCCCCCTCGGCGGCGATACCGGCTCCCATAAGGGCTACTGCCTAGGCAGCATCGTGGATATCTTCTCGGCCGTACTGTCGGGAGCTAACTATGGGCCCTGGGTGCCGCCCTTCGTGGCTTTCCTGCAGCCACCCGCCGACCCGGTGGGCCAGGGCATCGGGCACTTCCTGGGCGCAATGCGGGTGGATGCCTTCCGGCCCGCCGCCGAGTTCAAGGCTCACATGGATAACTGGATCAGCACTTTCCGCAACGCTCAGGCCGTGGAGGGCAAGCAGGTTATCATTCCCGGTGACCCGGAGCGAATCATGGCTCAGCACCGCCTCCTGGACGGCATTCCGCTGTTGGAGCCCGTGGTAAAGGACCTGGAAAGCGTGGGCAAAAAGTTCGGTGTCACGCTTTAG
- a CDS encoding murein L,D-transpeptidase catalytic domain family protein, whose translation MEKPSVTQRKRLKIRARRLTRRVLPFIASLFMATPLASPVASTTAAGMETKLPTPQAMQAAFFEQRLHDLYRDLQVEQQGLRYDVFEKAVTGYFNLKNDGKLNDKQLLTVVDFSLPSTEKRLWVLDLASKKVVFNTLVAHGHNSGENMATNFSNENESNMSSLGFYVTEAEYIGKHGRSLKLNGVDEGYNDNAMMRSVVMHGADYVSEEFIRQNGRLGRSLGCPALPMDQYAQIIDTVGNGTCLFLNGNDTTYSSKYLNPDVAQDVAMNTLLNTNS comes from the coding sequence ATGGAAAAGCCCAGTGTAACCCAGCGTAAGCGACTCAAGATCCGGGCCCGTCGACTGACGCGTCGGGTGCTGCCGTTCATAGCTTCGCTGTTTATGGCTACTCCGCTGGCTTCGCCCGTAGCCTCAACTACGGCAGCCGGGATGGAAACCAAGTTGCCTACCCCTCAGGCCATGCAGGCCGCTTTCTTCGAGCAGCGCCTGCACGACCTCTACCGCGACCTGCAGGTAGAGCAGCAAGGCCTGCGCTACGACGTATTCGAGAAGGCCGTAACCGGCTATTTCAACCTCAAAAACGACGGTAAGCTCAATGACAAGCAACTGCTAACCGTTGTCGACTTCAGCCTGCCTTCCACCGAAAAGCGCCTGTGGGTGCTGGACTTGGCCAGCAAGAAGGTGGTGTTCAATACCCTGGTGGCCCACGGCCACAACTCGGGCGAGAACATGGCGACCAACTTCTCCAACGAGAACGAGTCGAACATGAGCAGCCTGGGTTTCTACGTGACTGAGGCGGAGTATATCGGCAAGCACGGCCGCTCGCTCAAACTCAACGGCGTGGACGAAGGCTACAACGACAACGCCATGATGCGCTCCGTGGTAATGCACGGCGCCGACTACGTGAGTGAGGAGTTCATTCGCCAGAACGGCCGTCTGGGTCGCAGCCTCGGCTGCCCGGCCTTGCCCATGGATCAGTACGCCCAGATTATCGACACCGTCGGTAATGGCACTTGCCTGTTCTTGAACGGCAACGATACTACCTATTCGTCGAAGTATCTGAATCCGGATGTGGCGCAGGATGTAGCCATGAACACGCTGCTGAATACCAACAGCTAA
- a CDS encoding alpha-amylase family glycosyl hydrolase, with protein sequence MHKSTPRPSRWLLVALSLFLFLTGSPVRAQKVVLQGFWWDYWNTNYPNGWANYIADLAPRLKAMGIDAVWMPPSIKNGNQGNGYSPFDNYDLGDKYQKGFLPTRLGTKDELLRGVAILHANGIEVVQDIVLNHVDNAGSSTGQGGVDPAAWDDYTTGKYKNFRYVSYTKPATDETAANYLARNGRFSKNWQNFNPNPGNNSTSGDWNAVYFGPDVSYYNGSYGTSSNATFNPAQSADYMRTNTRNWLVWYKKQVGFDGVRLDAVKHFPDFAMEDFLYNLQSNAGWANGGATMYAVGEWVGSSSQMDSWVSNVQNRAGTFDFSLRNGIYNIVSGGGNFDMGTLPGYQQGTRTVLINGQYVHRTVPFVNNHDTFRPQTDAGGNYTGWNTGSELAPHIDPFDPRLSAAYAAAMAVDGSPQIFFEDLFNVGNTGKRYSHSPKSTVDLPTRSDLENLIWCHQNLRFKDGAYKVRWQAADHLVIERSTKALIGINDNFSTWQNSTVSCDFAPGTVLKDYSGANGTATVTVSGSQTVAINTPPCNGTAAGGRRGYSVWAPVNIGTNYVRAAMTTTQEWELADDLGDSDSRSLQQGGQLPASSTALRTAGRIYSDANKAITYTLFPTDATRSLTVALYNSAGTLVSSQTGTGNLTGTYTPPPPAGLRFGPATLPRLTPPSGLS encoded by the coding sequence ATGCACAAGTCTACCCCCCGACCCAGCCGCTGGCTGCTGGTCGCCCTATCCCTATTCCTTTTTCTGACCGGCAGCCCGGTGCGCGCTCAGAAAGTGGTTCTCCAAGGTTTCTGGTGGGACTACTGGAACACCAACTACCCCAATGGCTGGGCCAACTACATTGCCGATCTGGCTCCCCGCCTCAAGGCCATGGGCATCGACGCCGTCTGGATGCCGCCGTCCATCAAGAACGGCAACCAGGGCAACGGCTACTCCCCGTTCGACAACTATGACCTCGGGGATAAGTACCAGAAAGGTTTTTTGCCGACCCGCCTGGGCACCAAGGACGAGCTGCTGCGCGGCGTAGCTATTCTGCACGCCAACGGCATTGAAGTAGTGCAGGATATTGTGCTCAACCACGTCGACAATGCCGGCTCATCCACCGGGCAAGGTGGTGTGGACCCGGCCGCCTGGGACGACTACACGACGGGCAAGTACAAAAACTTCCGGTACGTGAGCTACACCAAGCCCGCCACCGACGAAACGGCCGCCAACTACCTAGCCCGCAACGGGCGCTTCTCCAAAAACTGGCAGAACTTCAACCCCAACCCCGGCAATAACTCTACCTCCGGCGACTGGAACGCGGTATACTTCGGGCCCGACGTGAGCTACTACAACGGCTCTTACGGCACAAGCTCCAACGCCACCTTTAACCCCGCCCAAAGTGCCGACTACATGCGCACGAATACCCGCAACTGGCTGGTGTGGTATAAAAAGCAGGTGGGCTTCGATGGGGTACGCCTCGACGCGGTGAAGCACTTCCCGGACTTCGCCATGGAGGATTTCCTCTACAACCTGCAAAGCAACGCCGGCTGGGCCAACGGCGGCGCTACGATGTACGCCGTGGGCGAATGGGTAGGCTCCAGCTCCCAGATGGACAGTTGGGTGAGCAACGTGCAGAACCGGGCTGGCACCTTCGACTTTTCGCTGCGCAACGGTATTTATAACATCGTGAGTGGGGGCGGCAACTTCGACATGGGCACGCTGCCGGGCTACCAGCAGGGCACGCGCACGGTGCTTATCAATGGGCAGTACGTGCACCGTACCGTGCCGTTTGTGAACAACCACGACACCTTCCGGCCCCAAACCGACGCCGGCGGCAACTACACCGGCTGGAATACCGGCTCGGAGCTGGCCCCGCATATTGACCCTTTCGACCCACGTTTGTCAGCTGCCTATGCCGCCGCTATGGCCGTCGATGGCTCACCCCAGATTTTCTTCGAGGACCTGTTTAACGTGGGCAATACCGGGAAGCGCTATTCGCACAGCCCCAAAAGCACCGTGGACCTGCCCACCCGCTCCGACCTGGAAAACCTGATCTGGTGCCACCAGAACCTGCGCTTCAAGGACGGCGCTTACAAAGTGCGCTGGCAGGCCGCCGACCACCTCGTAATTGAGCGCAGCACCAAGGCCCTTATCGGCATCAACGACAACTTCAGCACCTGGCAGAACAGCACCGTGTCGTGTGACTTTGCGCCGGGCACCGTGCTCAAGGACTACTCCGGAGCCAACGGCACGGCAACGGTAACGGTGAGCGGCTCGCAGACGGTAGCCATTAACACGCCGCCCTGCAACGGCACGGCCGCCGGTGGCCGCCGCGGCTATTCGGTGTGGGCTCCGGTAAACATCGGTACCAATTACGTACGCGCCGCCATGACGACCACCCAGGAATGGGAACTGGCCGACGACCTCGGCGACAGTGATTCCCGCTCCTTGCAGCAGGGCGGGCAACTGCCGGCCAGCTCTACGGCACTGCGCACGGCCGGCCGCATCTACTCCGACGCCAACAAGGCCATCACCTATACCCTCTTCCCCACCGACGCCACCCGCAGCCTCACAGTGGCCCTCTACAACAGCGCCGGCACGCTGGTAAGCAGCCAGACGGGCACCGGCAACCTGACCGGTACCTACACCCCACCACCGCCGGCTGGATTACGCTTCGGGCCCGCAACGCTTCCACGGCTAACCCCGCCCAGCGGGCTTTCGTGA
- a CDS encoding T9SS type A sorting domain-containing protein, giving the protein MVSGSMSARTALATAAPTASGATKAQAELQLFPNPTTADRIELVLQTASEQPATIRLFDVTGRLMHQETVRLYSGSNQLHLVPAKTLPAGIYQLSVAEFGLSQKLVIK; this is encoded by the coding sequence GTGGTCAGCGGCTCGATGTCGGCGCGCACCGCCCTGGCTACGGCCGCGCCGACGGCCAGCGGAGCTACCAAGGCCCAAGCGGAGCTGCAGCTTTTCCCCAACCCCACTACCGCCGACCGGATTGAGCTGGTGCTGCAAACGGCCAGCGAGCAGCCCGCCACTATCCGCCTGTTCGACGTGACGGGCCGCCTGATGCACCAGGAAACCGTGCGCCTGTACAGCGGCTCTAACCAGCTGCATCTGGTTCCGGCCAAGACTTTGCCGGCCGGCATCTACCAGCTCTCAGTAGCCGAGTTTGGCCTGAGCCAGAAGCTCGTGATTAAGTAG
- a CDS encoding YciE/YciF ferroxidase family protein, which translates to MAQLTDLHDLLCHEIQAMYSAEKLIVAGLPRMIEKAHNDELKQAFSQHLAETEQQVDRLKEVAKMLNIDADGDSNPGMKGIIAEGEKVMEKNPESEVLDAALICGAQKIEHYEIAGYGTAVYLARELGLEAVARILDQTLEEEKNTNSILNHLAKNLVNPMAE; encoded by the coding sequence ATGGCACAGTTAACTGATTTGCACGACCTGCTTTGTCACGAAATCCAGGCGATGTACAGCGCCGAAAAGCTCATTGTGGCCGGGCTGCCCCGCATGATTGAGAAGGCCCACAACGATGAGCTCAAGCAAGCCTTTAGCCAACACCTGGCCGAAACCGAGCAGCAAGTGGACCGCCTCAAGGAAGTAGCCAAAATGCTGAATATCGACGCCGACGGCGACTCCAACCCCGGCATGAAGGGCATCATTGCCGAAGGCGAAAAGGTAATGGAGAAAAACCCTGAGTCGGAAGTGCTGGACGCGGCCCTGATTTGCGGCGCCCAGAAAATTGAGCATTACGAAATTGCCGGCTACGGTACGGCCGTGTACCTGGCCAGAGAGCTGGGACTGGAAGCCGTGGCCCGCATTCTGGACCAAACTCTGGAAGAAGAAAAGAACACCAACTCGATTCTGAATCACCTGGCCAAAAACCTGGTGAACCCCATGGCAGAGTAA
- a CDS encoding murein L,D-transpeptidase catalytic domain family protein: MAALLLAQAGCQSSETKERKATLTSQTMCQAPVIAPVATVAASDSLAPVALAPLPNLPDSVRKEVAALHQALGPEAQKLRLAVLERACVGYLALRQAGRIRRPAVLAVADMDLPSTEKRLWVLDLAKKRVLQHSYVAHGRGSGHVRARRFSNRIKSACTALGFYRTADTYAGKHGLSRRLHGLDAGLNSNALDRYVVLHGADYAGQEYLNKYQQLGYSRGCPALPPEQYRAIINAVGEGACLYLSGPELESKWLDAGKAGRQFAARGWR; encoded by the coding sequence ATGGCCGCACTGCTGCTGGCTCAGGCCGGCTGCCAGTCGTCGGAAACCAAAGAGCGCAAAGCCACGCTCACAAGCCAGACGATGTGCCAGGCCCCGGTTATAGCGCCCGTAGCTACCGTGGCTGCTTCCGATTCCCTAGCGCCGGTGGCCTTGGCTCCGCTGCCCAATCTTCCCGACTCGGTGCGAAAGGAAGTAGCGGCCCTGCACCAGGCTTTGGGGCCCGAAGCTCAAAAGTTGCGGCTGGCGGTGCTGGAGCGGGCCTGCGTGGGCTACCTGGCCTTGCGCCAGGCCGGCCGTATCCGTCGCCCGGCGGTGCTCGCCGTGGCCGATATGGATCTGCCTTCCACCGAAAAGCGTCTTTGGGTGCTGGATTTGGCAAAAAAACGGGTATTACAACACAGCTACGTAGCCCACGGCCGCGGCTCGGGCCACGTGCGGGCCCGGCGCTTTTCCAACCGTATCAAGTCGGCATGTACGGCCCTGGGCTTCTACCGCACCGCCGATACCTACGCCGGCAAGCACGGCCTTTCGCGCCGCCTGCACGGCCTGGATGCCGGCCTGAACAGCAACGCCCTGGACCGCTACGTAGTGCTGCACGGCGCCGACTACGCCGGGCAAGAGTACCTGAATAAGTACCAGCAGCTGGGCTACAGCCGGGGCTGCCCGGCCCTGCCGCCCGAGCAGTACCGCGCCATTATCAACGCCGTGGGAGAAGGCGCCTGCCTGTATTTGAGTGGGCCGGAGCTGGAATCCAAGTGGCTGGATGCAGGCAAAGCCGGCCGGCAGTTTGCGGCCCGGGGCTGGCGCTAA
- a CDS encoding TonB-dependent receptor — protein MAVCQPALAQNTATLRGFVTDSLSGQRLPGVGIRVDGQPQGAASDAAGAFRISNLPAGTYTVHATALGYRGPATTVTLAAGATQSVQLRLSAVSLSLQEVTVSQPQDPNQSLAAISHIDQVLRPVNSAQDLLRLVPGLFIAQHAGGGKAEQIFLRGFDADHGTDFAVSIDGLPVNMVSHAHGQGYADFHFVIPETVEQLRVYKGPYTARFGDFATAGAGEFTTKTSLERSQAKVELGQFDTRRALVMLDLLGHNKRHLLSKKAESAYVAAEYNFTNSYFDQKQYFKRFNGLAKYTGQLTDQTSLTLLGSHFTSNWDASGQVPERGVAEGLISRYGSIDPTEGGSTSRTNASAVLTTGLAHDAVLRQQAYYSKYDFSLYSNFTFFLQDPINGDGIQQVDDRHLFGYTATYDRDTQLGSRRLHSTLGVGTRNDFSDLALRHTVRREVLDTVTNGRLYERNINTYLDETLTLTERLTVNASVRADLFTFDFRGQLYDTTSLSLQPLRGRTTKARVSPKLNLYYELTPSVQLFVRSGIGFHSNDARGVIRGTVGDNVLPRAIGYEVGSTFKPVPSLVVNTALWALHLQDELVYIGDAGEVESSGPTRRFGVDVSARYQLSSSLFADLDLNYNHGRQVDAPAGADYIPLAPSFTSIGGLTLKRPGGFTASLRYRYIDDRPANDDGSITARGYFLLDAVASYTTSRFQLGITVENLANMEWNQAQFATETRLPNEPLGTSVDELHFTPGTPFYLKGNFSVFF, from the coding sequence TTGGCTGTATGTCAGCCGGCCCTGGCCCAGAATACGGCCACCCTGCGCGGATTTGTCACCGATTCGCTGTCCGGGCAGCGCCTGCCGGGCGTAGGTATTCGTGTCGATGGGCAGCCCCAGGGCGCAGCTTCCGACGCGGCCGGCGCGTTCCGCATCAGTAATCTGCCGGCTGGTACTTATACTGTGCACGCTACGGCGCTTGGCTACCGCGGCCCGGCTACTACCGTTACCCTGGCGGCCGGGGCCACGCAAAGCGTACAGCTGCGCTTGTCGGCCGTGAGTCTGAGCTTGCAGGAAGTAACCGTGTCGCAGCCCCAGGACCCGAACCAATCCTTGGCCGCCATTTCCCACATCGACCAAGTGCTGCGGCCCGTCAACTCCGCCCAGGACCTGCTGCGCCTGGTGCCCGGCCTTTTTATTGCCCAGCACGCGGGTGGGGGCAAGGCCGAGCAGATTTTCCTGCGCGGCTTCGACGCCGACCACGGCACCGATTTCGCCGTGAGCATCGACGGGTTGCCGGTGAATATGGTAAGCCACGCCCACGGGCAGGGCTACGCCGATTTTCACTTCGTAATTCCGGAAACCGTCGAGCAGCTGCGCGTTTACAAAGGCCCCTACACGGCCCGGTTCGGGGATTTTGCCACGGCTGGTGCCGGCGAGTTTACCACCAAAACCAGTCTAGAACGCAGTCAGGCCAAGGTGGAGCTGGGCCAGTTCGACACCCGCCGGGCCCTGGTAATGCTGGATTTGCTGGGCCACAACAAGCGCCATTTACTGAGCAAAAAGGCGGAAAGCGCCTACGTGGCGGCCGAGTACAACTTCACTAATTCTTACTTCGACCAGAAGCAATACTTCAAGCGCTTCAACGGCCTGGCCAAATACACCGGCCAGCTTACCGACCAAACCTCGCTCACGCTGCTGGGCTCCCATTTTACGTCCAACTGGGACGCCAGCGGGCAGGTGCCGGAGCGGGGCGTGGCCGAAGGCCTGATTTCGCGCTATGGCAGCATCGACCCCACCGAGGGCGGCAGCACCAGCCGGACCAACGCCTCGGCGGTGCTGACCACCGGCTTGGCCCACGATGCGGTGCTGCGCCAGCAGGCTTACTACTCGAAGTACGACTTTAGCCTGTATTCCAACTTCACCTTCTTCCTGCAGGACCCTATCAACGGTGACGGAATTCAGCAAGTCGACGACCGGCACCTATTTGGCTACACCGCCACCTATGACCGGGACACCCAGCTGGGCAGCCGCCGCCTGCACTCAACTCTGGGCGTGGGCACCCGCAACGACTTTTCCGACCTGGCCCTGCGCCACACCGTGCGCCGGGAAGTGCTGGATACCGTGACCAATGGCCGACTGTATGAGCGCAACATCAACACCTACCTCGACGAAACCCTGACCCTGACCGAGCGGCTGACCGTGAATGCCTCGGTGCGGGCCGACTTATTCACCTTCGACTTCCGCGGGCAGCTTTACGACACCACGTCTTTGAGTCTACAGCCGCTGCGGGGCCGCACTACCAAAGCCCGAGTGTCGCCGAAGCTAAACCTCTACTACGAGCTGACGCCCAGCGTGCAGTTGTTTGTGCGCTCCGGCATCGGCTTTCATTCCAACGACGCCCGGGGCGTGATTCGCGGGACCGTGGGCGACAATGTGTTGCCCCGGGCCATCGGTTACGAGGTCGGCAGCACGTTTAAGCCCGTGCCCAGCCTGGTCGTCAACACGGCGCTGTGGGCCTTGCACCTGCAGGATGAGCTGGTCTACATCGGCGACGCGGGCGAGGTGGAAAGCTCCGGGCCTACGCGCCGCTTCGGCGTCGACGTGTCGGCCCGCTACCAGCTCAGCTCTTCTTTGTTTGCCGATCTGGACTTAAACTACAACCACGGCCGGCAGGTAGATGCTCCGGCTGGCGCCGACTACATTCCGCTGGCGCCCAGCTTCACCAGCATCGGGGGGCTCACACTGAAGCGACCTGGCGGCTTCACGGCCAGCCTGCGCTACCGCTACATCGACGACCGGCCCGCCAACGACGATGGCAGCATTACCGCCCGCGGCTATTTCCTGCTCGATGCCGTAGCCAGCTACACCACCAGCCGGTTTCAGCTGGGCATAACGGTGGAAAACCTGGCGAATATGGAGTGGAATCAGGCCCAGTTTGCCACCGAAACCCGCCTGCCCAATGAGCCCCTGGGTACGTCCGTCGATGAGCTGCACTTCACGCCCGGCACGCCGTTTTACCTGAAGGGCAACTTCAGCGTATTCTTCTAA
- a CDS encoding HupE/UreJ family protein: MKTLIGSNKLVVRAAALLLLSLLLPQLAAAHVLDVDVSKLSRTDIISTYLKLGFTHILPLGLDHILFVLSIFFLEPRLKPVLWQATAFTVAHSITLGLAMYGLISPPASIVEPVIALSILFVAIENIVADRLNPWRVAIVFGFGLIHGMGFASVLTGLGLPRAMFVESLISFNVGVELGQVTVILLAWVLVGRWFADKPWYKQRVVVPASVLIGLIAAYWTVERVFFA; encoded by the coding sequence ATGAAAACGCTGATTGGGTCTAACAAGCTGGTTGTCCGGGCTGCCGCGTTGCTGCTGCTGAGCCTGCTATTGCCCCAGCTGGCCGCGGCCCACGTGCTGGATGTGGACGTGAGCAAACTCTCGCGCACCGACATCATCAGCACGTATCTGAAGCTGGGCTTTACCCACATTCTGCCGCTCGGCCTCGACCATATTTTGTTCGTGCTGAGCATTTTTTTCCTGGAGCCCCGCCTTAAGCCGGTGCTCTGGCAGGCTACGGCTTTCACCGTGGCCCACTCCATTACGCTGGGCCTGGCCATGTACGGGCTGATTTCGCCGCCCGCCTCCATCGTAGAGCCCGTTATTGCCTTGTCCATTCTGTTCGTGGCTATTGAGAATATTGTGGCCGACCGGCTCAATCCGTGGCGCGTGGCCATTGTCTTCGGCTTCGGCCTGATTCACGGCATGGGCTTCGCCAGCGTGCTGACCGGGCTCGGGCTGCCGCGTGCCATGTTCGTGGAGTCCTTGATTTCCTTTAACGTGGGCGTGGAACTGGGGCAGGTAACCGTGATTCTGCTGGCCTGGGTGCTGGTAGGCCGCTGGTTTGCCGACAAGCCCTGGTACAAGCAGCGCGTGGTGGTGCCGGCCTCGGTCCTTATCGGGCTGATAGCCGCGTACTGGACCGTAGAGCGGGTTTTCTTCGCCTAG
- a CDS encoding tetratricopeptide repeat protein has product MRKYFYPTLLTCFGLAVAALFFFRKPEPIPQLKERHGDLAVGGEWLNTKSAISGLLAQLRAKPDDNKAKLLLAQAYMQEARVTGDHPYYDMAAMQLLNGILQKEPENFEALCCKASLCLTQHHFSEGLAVAEQAVAINPHNAFVYGLLCDANVELGRYEEAVKMADKMNQVRPDLRSYSRVSYLREIYGDYPGSIEAMDMAVKAGYPGLEQTAWSRITLGHLYENTGDLVNAEKQYQMALIERPYYAYALGGLGRVEKARKNYPAAIEYFRKARATVKDYAFADELTDLYRLNNEPAKATQMAKEAISMLADDAKEADDNEEMGHYADRELAYAYLKTNELDKALEHAKIEYERRPDNIDVCETLAWVHYKRGEYPQAQKLIDTALRTKSRNPTLLCRAGLIASKNGQAEKGQALIRQALDTNPYLSFDLADEGKKLLAVN; this is encoded by the coding sequence TTGCGCAAATACTTTTACCCTACGCTGCTGACTTGCTTCGGCCTGGCCGTGGCAGCCCTGTTTTTCTTCCGCAAGCCCGAGCCCATTCCCCAGCTCAAGGAACGGCACGGCGACCTGGCCGTGGGTGGTGAATGGCTGAACACCAAAAGTGCCATTAGCGGCCTGCTGGCTCAGCTGCGGGCCAAGCCCGACGACAACAAAGCCAAACTGCTGCTGGCCCAGGCCTACATGCAGGAGGCCCGCGTCACCGGCGACCATCCGTACTACGATATGGCCGCCATGCAGCTGCTCAACGGCATTCTGCAGAAGGAGCCCGAAAACTTTGAAGCCCTGTGCTGCAAAGCCTCCCTGTGCCTGACCCAGCACCACTTCTCCGAGGGCCTGGCCGTGGCCGAGCAAGCCGTAGCCATAAACCCGCACAACGCTTTCGTGTACGGCCTGCTGTGCGACGCCAACGTGGAGCTGGGCCGCTATGAGGAAGCCGTGAAAATGGCCGACAAGATGAACCAGGTGCGGCCCGATTTGCGGTCCTACTCCCGGGTGTCCTACCTGCGGGAAATCTACGGCGACTACCCCGGCTCCATCGAAGCCATGGATATGGCCGTGAAAGCCGGCTATCCGGGTCTGGAGCAAACGGCCTGGTCGCGCATCACGCTGGGCCATCTGTATGAGAATACCGGCGACCTGGTTAATGCCGAGAAGCAGTACCAAATGGCTTTAATTGAGCGGCCGTATTACGCCTACGCCCTAGGTGGCCTGGGTCGGGTGGAAAAAGCCCGCAAGAACTACCCCGCCGCCATTGAATACTTCCGCAAGGCCCGCGCCACGGTGAAAGACTATGCCTTTGCCGACGAGCTGACCGACCTCTACCGCCTCAACAACGAGCCCGCCAAAGCTACCCAAATGGCCAAGGAAGCCATTTCCATGCTGGCCGACGATGCCAAAGAGGCCGACGACAACGAGGAAATGGGCCACTACGCCGACCGGGAGCTGGCCTACGCCTACCTCAAAACCAATGAGCTGGACAAAGCCCTGGAGCACGCCAAAATCGAGTATGAGCGCCGCCCCGACAACATCGACGTGTGCGAAACCCTGGCCTGGGTGCACTACAAGCGCGGCGAATACCCGCAGGCCCAGAAGCTGATTGACACGGCCCTGCGCACCAAGTCGCGCAACCCTACGCTGCTCTGCCGCGCCGGACTTATTGCCTCCAAGAACGGGCAGGCGGAAAAAGGGCAGGCCCTGATTCGCCAGGCCCTGGATACCAACCCCTATCTAAGCTTCGATTTGGCCGACGAGGGCAAGAAGCTGCTGGCTGTCAACTAA